CGGGCGCCCAGGGCGGAGCCGACCGAGGGCGATCGCGCCGCGCCGCCGTTCTTGGTGATTATCGATTTCGGCAATCCGCAACGCGCCAGGTTCGCCGGGCATTCAGATTTAGCGCCGCGTTTGTCGCAGGCGGAGTGGCAAAGGATGATTGGGCACATTACGCGCATCAGCGAACTGGCCTGGCGGGAATACGGCGTGCGGCCGGTGGTGCATCCGCACGCCGGCGGCTGCATCGAGTTCGCCGACGAAATCGACCGGTTGGCGGCGGACATCCCGCATCACACCGCCGGATTGTGCCTGGATACCGGCCATCTGTATTACGCCGGACTGGACCCGGCTGCCTGGCTGAGCAAGCACTTTGATCGTCTCGATTATCTGCACTTCAAAGACGTCGATCCACAGGTGTTTCGCGAGGTGTTGGCGCGCGGCGTCGATTTTTTCACCGCCTGCGCCGAGGGCGTCATGTGTCCGTTGGGCAGCGGGACGATCGATTATCCGCAGCTGCGTGCGCTGTTGGCCGAGTGCGGGTACCGGGGCTGGATCACTATCGAGCAGGAGCGCGATCCGCGCAATGTGCAGGGCAGCCTGCAGGACGTCACCGCCAGCTTGCGCTACTTGCGCAGCCTCGGCTTTTAATCGGGAGAAACAAGATGATCAACGGCAGCAAACCTTTGGCGAGATCGTTGCGCTGGGGCATGGTCGGCGGCGGCGGCACCAGCCAGATAGGTTATATCCACCGTTCGGCGGCCTTGCGCGACGGCGCGTTTACTCTGTTGGCCGGCGCGTTCGACATTGACGCCGAACGCGGGCGTGATTTTGGCCGGAGTCTGGGCGTGGCGGCGGAGCGCTGTTATGCGGATTACGCCGAGATGTTCCGCGCCGAAGCCGCGCGGGCCGACGGCATCGAAGCGGTCTCGATCGCCACGCCGAACAACACCCATTACGCCATTTGCCGGGCGGCGCTGGAAACGGGATTGCACGTGGTGTGCGAAAAACCGCTGTGTTTCAGCGTCGAAGAGGCGCAGGCGCTGGCGGCGTTGTG
The sequence above is drawn from the Serratia sp. FDAARGOS_506 genome and encodes:
- a CDS encoding TIM barrel protein; the encoded protein is MSLPIANAPCSWGVDDPNNPHLPPYATVLQEASAAGYRSIELGPWGYLPTQSEALCAALERHRLSLVAGTIFDDLVSEANIERLLALTHRICRNLSRAPRAEPTEGDRAAPPFLVIIDFGNPQRARFAGHSDLAPRLSQAEWQRMIGHITRISELAWREYGVRPVVHPHAGGCIEFADEIDRLAADIPHHTAGLCLDTGHLYYAGLDPAAWLSKHFDRLDYLHFKDVDPQVFREVLARGVDFFTACAEGVMCPLGSGTIDYPQLRALLAECGYRGWITIEQERDPRNVQGSLQDVTASLRYLRSLGF